CGGTTTCTCGACGACATTCCGAGCGAGTGCCTCGCCGTGCGCGCGCGGCCGGCGGTGCCGCGACGGGGCCGCGCCGCGCCCGCGCGGCGTCGCGCGGGCGACTACGACGAGTTCGATCAGCGCACGCCGTACTCCGAGATGGTCGAGTACGACGCCTACGCTGACCTGGAGCCCGACGGATTTCCCGTAGGCAGTGCGGTGCTGCACGCGAAGTTCGGCACCGGGCGCGTCATCGACGCGAGCGGGTGCGGCGCCAACCGCAAGCTCGTGATCGAATTCCCGGGGCGCGGCATCAAGACGATCCTGGCGCGGTTCGTGCAGCCTGCGGCCGGCTGACCGGCGCGACGCCGCCTATTCGGGAAGGGGCTCGGTCACCAGTTCGAGGGTGCGCTCGGCACCGTCGCGCCACACGACCACCTCGACGCGCCGGCCGATCCCCGCCGTCGCCGCGATCCACGCAAGGCTTCGCTCGTCGACCTCGCGACCGTCGAACCGAAGGATGACGTCGCCGCGGCGAAGGCCGGCCTTCGCCGCTGGCGCGCCCGCGACCGTGTTGGTGACGAAGGCACCGCGCGGCCGGTCGAGGCCGACCCGTGCGGCTACCTCGGGGGTCACGGGCGCGACGAACGCGCCCAGCCACGCGCGTTTCACGACGCCGTCGGTGCGCAGCTGCGGCAACACGCGCTTGGCCGCGTTGATCGGCAGCGCGTAGCCGATCGCCGTCTGCCGCGGATCGAAAAGCGTGTTGATGCCGACGACCTCGCCGCGCAAGTCGACGAGGGGCCCGCCGGAGTTGCCCGCGTGGATCCGGGCGTCGGTTTGCAGGTAGGCGCGCGCCCGCCCGCTCAGCGGTCCGGCGGGCATCGCGGGGACACCGGAAACGATGCCGGCCGACATCGTGGCGCCGCGGCCGAACGCATCCCCGGCCGCCACGACCCACTCGCCGCGGCGCAGGCGGTCGGAGTCGCCCAGCGGCAGCGGGCGCAGCCCAGGGACCGGGTCGATCTGGAGCAGGGCGACGTCCAGATTCGGGTCGCGGCCGATGACGCGAGCGCGGTGG
The Deltaproteobacteria bacterium DNA segment above includes these coding regions:
- a CDS encoding PDZ domain-containing protein — its product is MRKNSAAPAARATASARAAVCRSVLAGAVAVAACRPAAAPAPADAPKADAGEPAHGAVEIVYPGAPGSFVALADEIAPGVVALRSTRTVVGGPADAFPGEDDPFALGSGFVIDGRGFILTNDHIVANAADIVARLHDGSDHRARVIGRDPNLDVALLQIDPVPGLRPLPLGDSDRLRRGEWVVAAGDAFGRGATMSAGIVSGVPAMPAGPLSGRARAYLQTDARIHAGNSGGPLVDLRGEVVGINTLFDPRQTAIGYALPINAAKRVLPQLRTDGVVKRAWLGAFVAPVTPEVAARVGLDRPRGAFVTNTVAGAPAAKAGLRRGDVILRFDGREVDERSLAWIAATAGIGRRVEVVVWRDGAERTLELVTEPLPE